Within the Enterobacter bugandensis genome, the region GAACAGGTAAAAGCGGTGACGGCGCGCCTGAGCGCGGATTACATCATCCACGACCTGCAAACCGGCAACTTTGTGACGGTGCTGCGCTTTATTTCACGCCTCACGCTGCAAAGCGGCGTCAGCGAAACGCGTTTCTATCAGATCCTCGCCGGGGTGCTGCACCGCTATATGGCCGCGCATCCGGAGCTTGCGGAGCGCTTTGCGAAATTCGATCTGTTTAAGCCGCAGATTATTCGCGTGATCCTCAACCCGGTCAAACTGACCTTCTCCGAACACGACGGCGGCAGCCGCATGCTGCCGAACTACGTTACCGATCTTGATAACCCTCTTTTTCTGGCCTCCCGGGAGTCCGCGCAATGAAAACCTATGATTTCATCGGCATTGGTATTGGCCCGTTTAACCTCAGCGTCGCCGCCCTCGCAGAAGGTCTGGACGGCTTTAGCTCGCTGTTCCTTGAGCGTAAACCGCACTTCTCGTGGCACCCGGGCATGATGGTGCCGGACTGCCACATGCAGACCAGCTTCCTGAAGGATCTGGTCAGCGCCGTGGAGCCGACCAACCGCCACAGCTTTCTGAACTACCTGGTGCAGCGCAAAAAGTTCTACCGCTTCCTGACCACCGAGCAGCGCACGGTTTCCCGCGAAGAGTTTGCCGACTACCTGTGCTGGGCGGCAGACAACCTCACCAACCTCGCCTTCAGCCAGCAGGTGCAGCAGGTGAGCTTTGATGAGCAACGCGGCCTGTTTGAGGTGGTGACCCAGCGCGACCGCTTCCTGGCGCGCCACGTCTGCGTGGGGATTGGCAAACAGATCAACCTGCCTGACTGCGTCACGGCGCAGGACGATACCTGCTTCCACGCCAGCGAGATGATGCTGCGCACGCCGGATCTCGCCGGCAAGCGCGTCACCGTTGTCGGCGGCGGCCAGAGCGGCGCCGACCTGTTCCTGAATATTTTCCGCGGCGAATGGGGCCAGCCGCTGAGCCTGAATTGGGTCTCGCGCCGCAATAACTACAACGCACTGGATGAAGCCGCCTTTGCTAACGAGTATTTCACGCCGGAGTACGTGGACAGCTTCTCCACGCTCGGTGAAGAGTCGCGTCGTCAGATGCTGCACGAGCAGAAGATGACCTCCGACGGCATCACCACCGAGTCCCTGCTGGCGATTTACCGCGCCATGTATCACCGCTTCGAAGTGCTACGTGAAAAACCCTGGGCACACCTGATGCCGTCCCGCTCGGTGACGGCCCTGACGCGTCAGGAAACCGGACATCGCCTGAGCATTCAGCATCACCTCGACGGCGGCCACGAGCAGCTGGAGAGCGACGTGGTGATTTTTGCCACCGGCTACCGCGCCGTGCAGCCCGCGTTCCTCGCGCCGCTGTCTCACCGCCTGCATCTGGATGCGGACGAAGCGTTCTGCATTAACAACGATTTCACCCTCGAATGGGACGGTCCGCAGAGCAACCGCCTGTTCGCCGTGAACGCCGGGATGCACCGTCTCGGCATTGCCGAACCCCAGCTCAGCCTGATGGCCTGGCGCGCGGCGCGAATTCTGAATCGCGCACATGCCGACGAGCCGTTTGAACTGGCCACCACCCCTGGCGTTATCCACTGGCGGAGCACCACCAGCCCGGAGAGCAGCCAGGTTTTTAAATCGTTAGCAAAAACCACTGAGTACTGACACACACAATCAGGATCAACATAACAATGAAACGTTCTCATCTTTGGGTTTTAAATCCTTGCTTGCTTGCAATGCTTTCTACCTCTGCGTGGGCGGAAGAACAAAAGGAAGAAAATATCGTGGTCTCTGCCAGCCGCGCGCACCGCAGCGTGGCCGAGATGGCGCAGACCACCTGGGTCATTGAACGCTCTGAGATCGAGCAGCAGGTTCAGGGCGGGAAAGAGATTAAAGAGGTGCTGGCGCAGCTGATCCCGGGCATGGACGTCAGCAGCCAGGGGCGTACCAACTACGGCATGAACCTGCGCGGCCGCTCCATGATGGTGATGGTGGACGGCGTACGCCTGAACTCGTCCCGCAGCGACAGCCGCCAGCTCGACTCCATCGACCCGTTCAACATTGACCGCATCGAAGTCATCTCCGGCGCCACGTCATTGTACGGCGGCGGCAGCACCGGCGGCCTGGTGAACATCGTCACCAAAAAGGGCCAGCCGGAGACCGAAGTTGAGTTCCAGACCGGAGCAAAAAGCGGGTTTAACAGCCACAATGACCACGATGAGAACGTGTCGGCTGCGGTCAGCGGCGGCAATGACAACGCCTCCGGTCGTCTGTCGGTGTCGTATCAGCGCTACGGCGGCTGGTATGACGGCAACGGCGACGAGGTGATCATCGACAACACCCAGACCGGCCTCCAGTATTCCGACCGTATTGATGTGATGGGAACAGGCACCCTCAACATCGACGATCACCAGCAGCTGCAGCTCACTACCCAGTACTACAAGAGCGAATCCGACGGCAAGCATGGGCTGTATCTCGGGAAGAACTTCTCGGCGGTAACGGGCGATGCCACCGCGTACAACAAGGATAATCTCGACTCTGACCGCGTGCCGGGCACCGAGCGCCATCTGATTAACCTGCAGTACTCCAATACTGATTTCTGGGGCCAGGATCTGGTCGCGCAGATTTACTACCGTGACGAGAGCCTGACCTACTACCCGTTCCCGACCCTGACCAAAGGCGTGGTGAGCAGCATCGGCGCGTCGCAGCAGAAAACCGATTTTTACGGCGGCAAGCTGACGCTGAACAGCAAGCCGGTGGACGATTTGACGCTGACCTGGGGTGTCGATGCCGACCACGAAACGTTCGATGCCAACCAGCAGTTCTTTGACCTGAGCAAAGCGGCGGCGAGCGGCGGCATGGAGCTGGACAACGCCTACAACGTGGGCCGTTATCCTGGCTACAGCATCACCAACCTCGCTCCGTTCCTGCAGGCGAGCTATGACATTGACGCCATCACTCTGAGCGGCGGCGTGCGCTACCAGTACACCGAAAACAAGGTGGATGATTTTGTTGGCTACGCCCAGCAGCAAGCCATCGCCACCGGGAAAGCCACCTCCGCCGACGCGGTGCCGGGCGGGAAAACCGATTACAACAACTTCCTGTTTAACGCCGGGATCCTCGGTCGTCTGACCGAACAGCAGCAGCTGTGGTTTAACTTCTCCCAGGGCTTTGAAATTCCTGACCTGGCGAAGTACTACGGCTCCGGCACCTACCAACTCAGCAACGGCCACTATCGCCTGCTGAACAGCGTAAACGTCAACGACTCAACGCTGGACGGCATCAAGGTCAACGCCTACGAGCTGGGCTGGCGCTTCACCGGTGACAACCTGCGCACGCAGGTCGCGGCGTATTACTCGCTCTCGGATAAAACCATCACCATCAACAAGACAGATATGACCATCAACCTGGAAGACGACAAGCGTCGTATCTACGGGATTGAAGGCCAGGTGGACTATTTCTTCACCGACAGCGACTGGAGCACCGGCGCGAACTTTAACGCCATCAAGTCTGAAACCCGCGAAAACGGGAAGTGGGAGAAGCTGACGGTCGACAGCGCCAGCCCGTCGAAAGCCAGCGCATGGGTCAACTGGGCGCCGGGCGACTGGACCCTGCGCGTGCAGAGCACGCAGACCTTTGACGTGTCTGACGCCGACGGCAAGAAGATCGATGGCTATAACACGGTCGATTTCCTGGGCAGCTACGCCCTGCCGGTGGGGAAAGTCAGCTTCAGCGTGGAAAACCTGCTGGACAAAGACTACACCACCGCCTGGGGCCAGCGCGCGCCGGGGCTGTATAGCCCAACCTACGGTGCACCGGGCCTGTACACCTATAAAGGCCGCGGACGTACGTTTGGTCTGAACTACTCCGTACTGTTCTGATCCTTCGCGCCGCCTGCGGGCGGCGCATTTCGTTGTGTAATTTCAACGCGAATTTGCTATAAAATCAGCGATTTGCTGAAATAGTCGGCAAACGAACAAAAAGCGCGTTTTCCCCTTTGACAAGGCGTACCGAGGTCGATAATATGCGCCTCGTTCACACGATTCCTCTGTAGTTCAGTCGGTAGAACGGCGGACTGTTAATCCGTATGTCACTGGTTCGAGTCCAGTCAGAGGAGCCAAATTTGAAAAGCCTGCTTTTAAAGCAGGCTTTTTGCTTTTCATTTTCCCCTCCGCATCGGGAGAATTTCGGAGCCAGGTTGAGGTCCCCCCATCATGGCTTCATAACAATACGGCCAAGCGGTTTCGCTGTCTCGGCGTATTCATGGGCCGCGGCGGCGTTAGCCAGGGGGAAGATGCGATCAATGACAACCCTGATGCGCCCTGCCGCTTCAGCCTGCAACATCTCGTCCACGCTTGCCCGAACCTCAGGCCTTTCAAAAAGGGGGCCCATGAATACCCCCATGAGCGTCTGGTTAGACTGCATTGCCGGCCATAAGTCGGCTGTCAGGCTGCCACCGCCCGCATTACCGACGAAAACGAGACGCCCTTCCGGCGCGAGTGCAGAAAGCGACGCAGGCAACGTCGTCCCTACCGGATCGATGACGAGGTTAACACCGGTGCCGCGGGTGACCTGTAGGACACTCTCCACGACGTTATTCTCTACACGATCCACAACATGATCGGCCCCCAGTTCCAGCAACCGGTTTTTTCGCTGCGTTCCGCTTGCCACGGCGATGACCGTCGCGCCAGCTTGTGAGGCAAGCTGAACGGCCGCGAGCCCCACGCCACCCGCTGCTGCCTGAATCAGAACGGTTTCTCCGTGCCGGAGCATGCCTCGTGTGAAGAGGCAGTGATATGCGGTTCCAAAGGAGATCGGTACCACCGCCGCTTCTGCTGCATCCACTCCGTCTGGTATAAGCCAGGTTCGTTCCTCAGGCACAGCCCAACGTTCCGCATGCGATCCCTGCATGCTAAAAGCAGTCACTCTGTCTCCAACCTTGCGGCTACGGACTTTCGACCCGACGGCAACCACCGTCCCCGCAGCCGCGTAGCCAACAATCCATGAAGGAAAAGGCGGCGGAGTTGAACGTCGGTTGATCAGATCTCCCCCTTCAATTGAGATAGCCTCGACAGAAATCAGGACATCGTCAGGCCCTGCGACCGGATCCGGAACATCGACATATTGCAGGACGCCGGGAGCGCCTTCCACGTCATAAACCGCTGCCTTCATAAATTTTCCTCTGACTTACCTTTTGACCGTCGGAAAGATCCGTAACGCTCAGGGTAGCCTGGCAATCACCTTTATCTCAAACTTGAATCCGTACAGCCACGTCACGCCGATCCCGGTCAGCGTCGGATAAGGTGCTTCCCCCCAATAGTCTGGCAGGACACTCCAGATAGCGTCGAGGTTTGACTCGGGATCGACAACAAAAAGGGTAACGTCAACCACGTCATCGAACGTGCAGCCCGCAGCCGTGAGAACAGCATTAAGGTTATCAAACGCCAGACGGATCTGCGCTTTTATATCCTCTTCAGGCGAACCATCTTCCCGGCTACCCACCTGCCCCGAAACAAACAAGAAGCCATCAGATTTGATGGCGGGTGAATAGCGATTGCGCTCATAGAGCGCCTGGCGTCCGAAGGGAAAAACGGCTTCGCGTGTTGTCATATGTGTACCTTTGTAATGGGGCGAACTCTGCCCGGTGAACGTAAAGAGACTTTACAGCTGCTGAAGCAGAGGGATAAACAGGCGACTTTGTCCATCATTGTTTGTAATATCCAAACAATCGGTGAAAAGAGAGGACATGGGATGGATCGTTTTGATGCGATGCGCGCCTTTGCTCGCGTGGTGGAGGCAGGCAGCTTCACAAAGGCTGCCCAAACGCTCCATATGAGCAAAACCACGGTGACGCAGCTTATTCAGCAGCTGGAAGCGCGCCTGCGCGTCAAGCTGCTCCATCGCACCACCCGCAGGCTCGGCGTCACTCCCGATGGCGCGGTCTACTACGAGCGCGTTATCCGCCTGCTGGCGGACATGGAAGATGCAGAAAACAGCCTGTCCAGTGCGGCGATGACGCCCAGGGGACGCCTAAGGGTGGATGTGCCCACTCCTCTCGCCCGCCTTGTGCTGGTGCCCGCGCTACCGGCTTTTCACGCGCGCTACCCTGATATCCAGTTTGACATGGGCGTAAGTGACCGGGTGGTGGATCTGATCGGCGACAACGTGGATTGCGTCCTGCGGGGTGGCGAAATCAATGACCAGTCACTGATCGCGCGCCATGTCGGCGATTTGCAAATCGGTGTTTACGTCGCACCGAGTTATGTGGAACGCCTCGGTGCCCCCGCGCATCCGCGAGAGCTGGAAAACACGGACCATCGCATCGTGGGATTCTTGTCCTCACGCACCGGTAAGATTGATCCTCTGGTACTGCGCTGTGAGAGTGAACGCATTGAAATTACGGGCAACTATGTGCTTGCTGTGGATGATGGCAATGCTTACCTCGAAGCTGGGCTAGCGGGATTGGGCGTGATTGCGCTGCCGGTCTATATGGCGGCAGCACATCAGGCTCGCGGTGCCTTGATTCCGCTATTTGAACGCTGGCGTATTGCTCCAATGCCCCTGTACCTGGCATTCCCGCCTAACCGCCATGTCAACGCTAAACTGCGCGTTTTTATTGACTGGATCGTTGAGTTGATGCAGCAGCATGTCCCTACTTCTACCATTAAGTGACTACATCTATTCGCTCATCACCGCCGATTGGTGGTCATTCAGGCGGTTTTGACAGAAAGGGAAATATTTATTTGTCTGTTACTGGCAAAGTCGAACCCATTCAGAGGAGCCATTTTTGAAAAGCCTGCTTTTGAAGCCGGCTTTTTGCATCTGTGACCCACTAATAGTTACCAAGCGGATTCTTTTCACAGGCAATACCGCAAATGCCCTCAAGTTCGGCTTCGAGTGTTTTAACCAACGATTGAAGATAGTCTGGCCCTTCCTGATACTGGCGACGTTGTAACTGGTATTCTTCGGTAGAGAGCAAAGTTAATCGTTCTTTGACTCGCTCACCGCATGACGCTATCTCTTCAATAAAATCAATATCATAAAATGGAAGAATTTCTTTAGTTTTGTTATTAAAAACGATGACTTTGACGCTATGAGCATCCAGAACTTCAATGAATTTTTTATCACAGGTTAAGATTGCGGGAAAAAAGAATGCCGCGTTTTTATCAATATTTAAGGTAATAACAAATTCGAGAAAGCGCTGATGGCGAAGATCCCAGGCCATACCTCTAACGTACTCCCAAAATCCCGCCGTATTACGGTTCACTTTGTGAAAAAAGGCTTCCTTAGAACCATTTTCAAAAAAACGCTTAGCGAGCAAAATCTCTCTAATGCCAAAGAAATGGGCTTCATTGTGAGTAAATTCTAGCAGTTCGAGTAATTTTTCCTGCACCTGCTTAGCACTTGTTTTTGGGTTCCGCAGGTGAATCGCGCACATTTTTAACACATATACATATAAGCGATTATAGTCACGAGCCAGCTCTTCCATTAGCGACTTATTTATAAACTCATAATTTTTACGTGCCATATATTGCTGCGTTTTAGCTATAATTTCCTGTTCAGACACATTAAATTTTAACTGCCTATGCTGCTGCCAAGCCGCAACATCCAGGTTGCGTAACATCTCATAAGCTCTAATGCGTTCGAAGATTTTTTCCTGTTTATTGAGATCGCTAAAATTACAAAGATTTTCGAGTTCATACAGCAAAGGATCAACATTGACTTCCTCTCTGGCGATGAAGTCAAAAATTTCTTCAAAATCATCGGGAAGTCGCGATCTTTGCCCTTCAAAGAAAGGCTTAAGATAACTTAATACCTGCGTATCGAGCGAGATAGAATAGTCGATGGGAAATGTAACGCGGTTACCAGAGATAAACATTTCTCTGAATATGTCTGGTGTAAGAATAAACACATGCGGCGTTTTGAATAAGCTACGCACGGCAGAACCACTGCTGAAGTTCCTGTTAACCGATAAGCCCGGAGTCGCACCTTTCTCCGCTGCAAAAATGAAGGTATAATCGTCAAGATAGTGGTAATAGAGTGCATATTGTTGAACAGCTGCCTCAAGATTTCCTGAGTGGCAGATATCATAAATAAAATCATGAATAACATTTGCCATTGTGCCCTCCCGGCATCGACCTAGCCTCCATTTTTAACACGCCTAAGCTTTTGCTATCAATATTCAGTATTTATTCCTGCATGCATACTTCATAAAATTTATGCCGCGATACTAACGCACCGGGCATAAACGATAACAGACTGCTTGTCTAAGTTGGATTATTAAATCTGATAATCAATCGCCACTTCTTCCGGCTCCATTACCTGGCGTTTGATCTCATCCACCGACAGCCCGGCATTGCACAGCTCGATAAAGCGCCACACATAGTTGCGCTGCAGCTGCCCGCGCTTCAGGCCCAGCCACACTGTATTGGCGTCAAACAGATGCCGCGTATCCAGGCGCACCAGGTTCCCGTCTTCGCGTTCTCCGCTGGACTGTTCCGCCACCAGGCCAATGCCCAGGCCCAGCTCGACGTAGGTTTTGATCACGTCAGAGTCCTGCGCGCTCAGCACGATGTCCGGCGTTAATCCTTTACGGTTGAAGGCCTCGTCTATGCGCGAGCGTCCGGTTATGCCCTGGCGATACGTAATCAGCGGCCATTTCGCGATCGCTTCCAGCGTCAGTGGTGAAACCTGATTCAACGGATGATCGAGCGGGAGCAACAGGCTGTGGTACCAGCGGAACCAGGGGAAGGCCACCAGCAGCGGGTCGTTGCTCAACCGCTCGCTGGCAATGCCGATGTCTGCCCCACCGTTTTGCAGCAGCACTTCAATTTCCTGCGGCGTGCCCTGGATAAGCTCCAGACGGACG harbors:
- a CDS encoding quinone oxidoreductase family protein yields the protein MKAAVYDVEGAPGVLQYVDVPDPVAGPDDVLISVEAISIEGGDLINRRSTPPPFPSWIVGYAAAGTVVAVGSKVRSRKVGDRVTAFSMQGSHAERWAVPEERTWLIPDGVDAAEAAVVPISFGTAYHCLFTRGMLRHGETVLIQAAAGGVGLAAVQLASQAGATVIAVASGTQRKNRLLELGADHVVDRVENNVVESVLQVTRGTGVNLVIDPVGTTLPASLSALAPEGRLVFVGNAGGGSLTADLWPAMQSNQTLMGVFMGPLFERPEVRASVDEMLQAEAAGRIRVVIDRIFPLANAAAAHEYAETAKPLGRIVMKP
- a CDS encoding RidA family protein, whose protein sequence is MTTREAVFPFGRQALYERNRYSPAIKSDGFLFVSGQVGSREDGSPEEDIKAQIRLAFDNLNAVLTAAGCTFDDVVDVTLFVVDPESNLDAIWSVLPDYWGEAPYPTLTGIGVTWLYGFKFEIKVIARLP
- a CDS encoding LysR family transcriptional regulator, giving the protein MDRFDAMRAFARVVEAGSFTKAAQTLHMSKTTVTQLIQQLEARLRVKLLHRTTRRLGVTPDGAVYYERVIRLLADMEDAENSLSSAAMTPRGRLRVDVPTPLARLVLVPALPAFHARYPDIQFDMGVSDRVVDLIGDNVDCVLRGGEINDQSLIARHVGDLQIGVYVAPSYVERLGAPAHPRELENTDHRIVGFLSSRTGKIDPLVLRCESERIEITGNYVLAVDDGNAYLEAGLAGLGVIALPVYMAAAHQARGALIPLFERWRIAPMPLYLAFPPNRHVNAKLRVFIDWIVELMQQHVPTSTIK
- a CDS encoding lysine N(6)-hydroxylase/L-ornithine N(5)-oxygenase family protein; its protein translation is MKTYDFIGIGIGPFNLSVAALAEGLDGFSSLFLERKPHFSWHPGMMVPDCHMQTSFLKDLVSAVEPTNRHSFLNYLVQRKKFYRFLTTEQRTVSREEFADYLCWAADNLTNLAFSQQVQQVSFDEQRGLFEVVTQRDRFLARHVCVGIGKQINLPDCVTAQDDTCFHASEMMLRTPDLAGKRVTVVGGGQSGADLFLNIFRGEWGQPLSLNWVSRRNNYNALDEAAFANEYFTPEYVDSFSTLGEESRRQMLHEQKMTSDGITTESLLAIYRAMYHRFEVLREKPWAHLMPSRSVTALTRQETGHRLSIQHHLDGGHEQLESDVVIFATGYRAVQPAFLAPLSHRLHLDADEAFCINNDFTLEWDGPQSNRLFAVNAGMHRLGIAEPQLSLMAWRAARILNRAHADEPFELATTPGVIHWRSTTSPESSQVFKSLAKTTEY
- the cbl gene encoding HTH-type transcriptional regulator Cbl; the encoded protein is MNFQQLKIIREAARRDYNLTEVANMLYTSQSGVSRHIRELEEELGIEIFIRRGKRLLGMTEPGKALLTIAERILNEASNVRRLADLFTNDASGVLTIATTHTQARYSLPPVIKAFRELFPDVRLELIQGTPQEIEVLLQNGGADIGIASERLSNDPLLVAFPWFRWYHSLLLPLDHPLNQVSPLTLEAIAKWPLITYRQGITGRSRIDEAFNRKGLTPDIVLSAQDSDVIKTYVELGLGIGLVAEQSSGEREDGNLVRLDTRHLFDANTVWLGLKRGQLQRNYVWRFIELCNAGLSVDEIKRQVMEPEEVAIDYQI
- a CDS encoding TonB-dependent siderophore receptor → MKRSHLWVLNPCLLAMLSTSAWAEEQKEENIVVSASRAHRSVAEMAQTTWVIERSEIEQQVQGGKEIKEVLAQLIPGMDVSSQGRTNYGMNLRGRSMMVMVDGVRLNSSRSDSRQLDSIDPFNIDRIEVISGATSLYGGGSTGGLVNIVTKKGQPETEVEFQTGAKSGFNSHNDHDENVSAAVSGGNDNASGRLSVSYQRYGGWYDGNGDEVIIDNTQTGLQYSDRIDVMGTGTLNIDDHQQLQLTTQYYKSESDGKHGLYLGKNFSAVTGDATAYNKDNLDSDRVPGTERHLINLQYSNTDFWGQDLVAQIYYRDESLTYYPFPTLTKGVVSSIGASQQKTDFYGGKLTLNSKPVDDLTLTWGVDADHETFDANQQFFDLSKAAASGGMELDNAYNVGRYPGYSITNLAPFLQASYDIDAITLSGGVRYQYTENKVDDFVGYAQQQAIATGKATSADAVPGGKTDYNNFLFNAGILGRLTEQQQLWFNFSQGFEIPDLAKYYGSGTYQLSNGHYRLLNSVNVNDSTLDGIKVNAYELGWRFTGDNLRTQVAAYYSLSDKTITINKTDMTINLEDDKRRIYGIEGQVDYFFTDSDWSTGANFNAIKSETRENGKWEKLTVDSASPSKASAWVNWAPGDWTLRVQSTQTFDVSDADGKKIDGYNTVDFLGSYALPVGKVSFSVENLLDKDYTTAWGQRAPGLYSPTYGAPGLYTYKGRGRTFGLNYSVLF